From one Nitrosococcus halophilus Nc 4 genomic stretch:
- a CDS encoding type 4a pilus biogenesis protein PilO: protein MNLSELNELDFSEVGDWPIVAKAIAVILLCASVAGGGYWFFTKDKLLQLDELENKEPELKATFEAKQKKAANLEAYEKQMEEMKLSFGAMLRQLPSKTEVADLLVDVSQTGLSSGLEFELFKPSSEIPADFYAELPIQIRVLGDYHQFGEFVSKVAALPRIVTLHDFSIEGGKKETGELAMNITAKTYRYFDEGEVVTGQKRGRK, encoded by the coding sequence ATGAACCTATCAGAACTCAATGAACTTGATTTCAGCGAGGTGGGTGATTGGCCAATTGTTGCTAAGGCCATTGCAGTTATTTTGCTCTGTGCCTCGGTGGCAGGTGGCGGTTATTGGTTTTTCACTAAAGACAAACTGCTACAGCTTGATGAGCTTGAAAATAAGGAGCCAGAACTGAAAGCCACTTTTGAAGCTAAGCAGAAAAAGGCAGCCAATTTAGAAGCCTACGAGAAACAGATGGAAGAGATGAAACTTTCCTTCGGGGCCATGCTGCGGCAATTACCTAGTAAGACGGAGGTTGCTGACCTATTGGTTGATGTTTCTCAAACAGGACTGTCAAGCGGGTTGGAATTTGAGTTATTCAAACCGAGTTCTGAAATCCCAGCAGATTTTTATGCCGAATTACCTATCCAAATTCGAGTCCTTGGTGACTACCACCAATTTGGAGAATTCGTGAGCAAGGTAGCGGCTCTTCCCCGTATTGTGACCTTACATGATTTCTCTATCGAAGGGGGAAAGAAGGAAACAGGGGAGTTGGCAATGAACATTACCGCCAAGACTTACCGTTATTTTGATGAAGGCGAGGTAGTAACGGGCCAAAAGCGGGGTAGAAAATGA
- a CDS encoding PilN domain-containing protein has protein sequence MARINLLPWREAQRKEREKQFYLVLAFGAVLAASIVFYVNSYINGLIDNQIQRNQYLQDQIAIVDKQIHKIKNLEKEKKKLLARMEIIQKLQASRPQIVHLFDEIVRTLPNGIHLESIKRQGHTNMLHGVAESNARVSVFMRNLDASPAFENPRLDVIERRGDNQRAVRNFTLRVHENKQSANSQDDTGAL, from the coding sequence ATGGCTCGTATCAATTTATTGCCTTGGCGTGAAGCTCAGCGCAAAGAACGGGAAAAACAATTTTATCTCGTTTTGGCTTTCGGGGCGGTTCTAGCGGCTAGCATTGTCTTTTATGTTAATTCATATATTAATGGCTTAATCGATAACCAAATTCAGCGCAATCAATACTTACAAGATCAGATAGCCATTGTAGATAAACAAATACATAAAATTAAGAATTTGGAAAAAGAGAAAAAGAAACTTCTGGCACGCATGGAAATAATTCAGAAGCTTCAGGCTAGTCGCCCCCAGATAGTTCATCTTTTTGATGAGATAGTTCGAACTCTTCCCAATGGGATTCATTTGGAGAGCATAAAGCGTCAAGGACATACCAATATGTTACACGGTGTGGCCGAGTCAAATGCTCGGGTTTCTGTCTTTATGCGTAATCTAGATGCTTCTCCAGCATTCGAAAATCCTCGATTAGATGTCATCGAGAGAAGAGGAGATAACCAGCGAGCTGTGCGTAATTTTACGCTTCGTGTGCATGAGAATAAGCAATCTGCAAATAGCCAAGACGACACGGGGGCGCTGTGA
- a CDS encoding pilus assembly protein PilM, with translation MLNSLDRVSNSLDFGKKSLSLFSRKSPFLLGIDISSSAVKLLELSRKGERICVENYAIEPLPPHTVVENKVEDVEALGEAIKRAVKRSGTRIKKAAAAVAGSAVITKIISVPNTLSERELESQIELEAGQYIPYPLEEVNLDFEVLTPSEKDPEAVDVLLAACRSENVEARVAALELAGLTPAVMDVEAYAMEKVFPLIASQMPSRGKGQTIAVVDVGATLTTINVLHDYRIIYTREQIFGGNQLTEEIQRRYGLSYEEANLAKRQGGLPDNYVPEILEPFKKAIAQQVSRAFQFFFSSTQYNSVDHVVLAGGCASIPEVDELIEHMAGTTVSIANPFADMALGSQVKAKALYSDAPALMTSCGLALRSFD, from the coding sequence ATGCTAAATTCATTGGATCGTGTTAGTAATTCACTTGACTTCGGGAAAAAATCATTAAGCTTGTTTTCTCGGAAATCCCCTTTTCTATTGGGGATAGATATAAGCTCATCAGCCGTTAAGCTGCTTGAACTTAGCCGAAAGGGAGAACGCATTTGTGTAGAAAATTATGCGATTGAGCCTTTGCCACCTCACACTGTAGTTGAAAACAAGGTTGAGGATGTGGAAGCCCTGGGCGAGGCGATAAAAAGGGCGGTTAAACGTTCGGGAACCCGAATTAAAAAAGCGGCGGCTGCAGTCGCCGGCTCAGCAGTCATTACCAAGATTATCTCCGTTCCAAATACCCTTTCAGAGCGGGAACTCGAGAGTCAGATCGAGTTAGAGGCAGGACAGTATATTCCATATCCCCTGGAGGAGGTTAATCTGGATTTTGAGGTGTTGACTCCTTCGGAAAAAGATCCCGAAGCAGTGGATGTGCTGCTTGCCGCTTGCCGCAGTGAGAACGTTGAAGCACGGGTAGCCGCATTGGAACTGGCTGGCTTAACACCCGCAGTGATGGATGTAGAGGCATATGCCATGGAAAAAGTTTTTCCTTTGATTGCGAGCCAGATGCCGAGCCGAGGGAAAGGGCAAACCATTGCTGTTGTGGATGTCGGCGCAACCTTAACCACGATTAATGTGTTGCATGATTACAGGATTATCTATACCCGGGAGCAAATCTTTGGTGGTAATCAGCTTACGGAAGAAATACAACGGCGATATGGGCTGTCCTATGAGGAAGCTAATTTGGCAAAGCGTCAAGGAGGATTGCCAGATAATTATGTTCCCGAGATCTTAGAGCCTTTCAAAAAGGCCATCGCCCAACAGGTCAGCCGTGCCTTTCAATTCTTCTTTTCTTCAACCCAATATAACAGCGTTGATCATGTGGTATTGGCAGGTGGATGTGCTTCTATCCCGGAAGTAGACGAGCTGATTGAGCATATGGCGGGTACTACCGTTTCGATTGCAAATCCTTTTGCTGATATGGCGTTGGGATCTCAGGTTAAAGCTAAGGCGTTGTACAGTGATGCTCCAGCTTTGATGACTTCCTGTGGCTTAGCACTTAGGAGTTTTGATTGA
- a CDS encoding penicillin-binding protein 1A, translated as MTYFPRLLRWMVALLLTATTIGILIALGIYFYLVPQLPSTEALKDVQLQVPLRVYSQERKLIAEYGEKRRTPLTFEQFPDLLVKAVLAAEDDRFYEHPGVDYQGILRAALYLIKTGKKGQGGSTITMQVARNFFLSREKTYLRKLNEILLALQIERELSKQDIIELYLNKIYLGNRAYGVAAAAQVYYGTTLDKLELSQLAMVAGLPKAPSRYNPLANPERALLRRNYVLRRMHEVGYIDDKTYQNAVAQPITAKFHGLPVELEAPFVAEMARSQLFEEYGPDIYTAGYNVYTTIKAEHQEAATNALRSALLAYDQRHGFRGTKQQVELPEGADEAFYRQVLSQYRIANGLVPALVLATEEQTSQVYTKTDGEVLLSWEGLSWARPYLGVNALGKKPKQAADILQAGDLIRLEALPEGGWRLAQTPQVEGAIVSLSPDNGGITALSGGFDFYRSKFNRAIQSQRQPGSSFKPFLYSSALNKGYTAASVINDAPIVLDEPGLENVWRPENYSGRFYGPTRLRVALIHSRNLVSVRLLRAIGIDYAIEYIQRFGFEPEQLPQSLSLALGSGSASPLEMARGFAVFANGGHLIKPHLIERIENANGQIIFQARSPQVCQHCEELEAEQAPIPNLTSLPLQDAKLISQPLPAPQVITPQNAYLIYSMLQDVIRHGTGRRAKQLGRNDLAGKTGTTNDQHDAWFSGFNSELVAVCWVGFDQPKSLGSFETGARAALPMWINYMDAVLDGEPEKPLIPPKGIVTVRIDPETGLLARPNTPNAIFETFLAEHAPVKYATSSRQSDSSAKTDTPITEQLF; from the coding sequence ATGACATATTTCCCTCGCCTGCTCCGCTGGATGGTGGCTTTGTTGCTTACTGCCACAACAATTGGTATCCTTATTGCCCTAGGGATATACTTCTATCTGGTACCCCAACTACCCTCTACTGAAGCGCTCAAGGATGTTCAGCTTCAGGTTCCTCTACGCGTTTATTCCCAGGAAAGAAAGCTTATTGCCGAATATGGAGAAAAACGCCGCACTCCTTTAACTTTTGAACAATTTCCAGACTTGCTGGTTAAAGCCGTACTAGCCGCAGAAGATGATCGCTTCTATGAGCATCCTGGTGTCGACTATCAAGGTATCCTCCGCGCTGCCTTATATTTGATAAAGACCGGTAAAAAGGGCCAGGGCGGCAGCACTATTACTATGCAAGTTGCCCGCAATTTCTTTTTAAGTAGGGAAAAAACCTACTTACGTAAGCTCAATGAAATTCTGCTAGCTCTACAGATCGAACGAGAGCTTAGTAAACAGGACATCATCGAACTCTATTTAAACAAGATCTATCTAGGCAACCGCGCTTACGGAGTTGCAGCCGCTGCCCAGGTATATTACGGCACGACTCTGGATAAACTTGAATTATCACAACTGGCCATGGTGGCAGGCTTACCCAAAGCTCCCTCCCGTTACAATCCCCTAGCAAACCCGGAGCGAGCCTTACTACGAAGGAACTACGTGCTCCGACGCATGCATGAAGTTGGTTACATAGATGATAAAACCTACCAAAATGCCGTGGCCCAACCGATTACGGCAAAATTCCATGGCTTACCCGTCGAACTAGAGGCCCCTTTTGTGGCAGAAATGGCGCGAAGTCAATTGTTTGAGGAATACGGCCCAGATATTTATACGGCCGGTTATAACGTTTATACGACTATCAAGGCTGAACATCAGGAAGCCGCGACTAACGCCTTACGCTCCGCACTGCTTGCTTATGATCAACGACATGGCTTTCGGGGGACAAAACAGCAGGTTGAGTTACCGGAAGGGGCTGATGAGGCATTTTATCGTCAGGTCCTATCCCAATACAGAATAGCCAACGGCTTAGTGCCTGCCCTGGTGCTTGCTACTGAGGAGCAAACCAGCCAGGTCTACACCAAAACTGATGGTGAAGTTCTCCTTTCTTGGGAGGGCTTATCTTGGGCCCGTCCTTATCTAGGCGTTAACGCCCTAGGGAAAAAACCAAAACAAGCTGCGGATATTCTCCAGGCGGGAGATCTCATTCGACTAGAAGCGCTACCTGAAGGGGGGTGGCGATTAGCGCAAACACCCCAAGTGGAGGGTGCCATTGTCTCCCTTTCCCCTGATAATGGGGGGATCACCGCCCTCAGTGGGGGCTTCGATTTTTATCGAAGCAAATTTAATCGGGCAATTCAATCTCAACGGCAACCCGGATCCAGTTTCAAGCCATTTCTCTATTCCTCTGCCCTAAATAAAGGCTATACCGCTGCCAGCGTTATCAATGATGCACCGATAGTATTAGATGAACCTGGGCTAGAGAATGTCTGGCGGCCAGAGAACTATAGCGGACGTTTTTACGGCCCGACCCGCCTCAGGGTAGCTTTAATCCATTCCAGAAATCTGGTTTCTGTCCGATTACTGCGTGCCATCGGCATTGATTATGCCATCGAATATATCCAACGTTTTGGATTTGAACCGGAACAATTACCCCAGAGCTTATCCCTAGCACTAGGCAGTGGTAGTGCTTCTCCCCTTGAAATGGCCCGTGGCTTTGCCGTCTTCGCCAACGGGGGACATCTCATCAAACCCCATTTGATTGAACGAATTGAGAACGCCAATGGGCAAATCATCTTCCAAGCACGCTCTCCCCAAGTTTGTCAACATTGCGAAGAACTGGAAGCAGAACAAGCCCCTATCCCCAACCTAACATCGCTTCCTCTCCAAGATGCCAAACTTATCAGCCAGCCTCTCCCAGCCCCGCAGGTAATCACCCCTCAAAATGCTTATCTTATCTATAGCATGCTACAAGACGTTATTCGCCACGGCACAGGGAGACGGGCTAAACAACTCGGACGAAATGATCTAGCAGGTAAAACAGGAACCACCAATGATCAACACGATGCTTGGTTTTCAGGTTTTAATTCGGAACTCGTTGCTGTCTGCTGGGTAGGCTTTGATCAACCGAAGTCCTTAGGAAGCTTCGAAACGGGCGCACGGGCAGCACTTCCAATGTGGATAAATTATATGGATGCCGTGCTTGACGGCGAACCAGAAAAACCGCTTATCCCCCCGAAGGGCATCGTTACGGTGCGCATTGATCCTGAAACTGGATTGCTTGCAAGGCCCAATACCCCTAATGCTATTTTTGAGACTTTTCTCGCCGAGCATGCTCCTGTCAAGTACGCCACCTCAAGCCGCCAGAGCGACAGCAGCGCGAAAACAGACACACCTATTACCGAGCAGCTATTTTAA